The nucleotide window TTTATAATCATATCTAACTCGTTTAATTTTACTCGCTCGATTAACGGGAGTCGGGTCATTCTTCTTCTGGTGAGCGCTAAGATTGACGCCACTCGCTCAAGCCCCTCAAATTTGCAAAGACAAAGGATAGAACCCCTGACAAAATATATCGCGACCACCTGTGTGTGCTGCCCCAACCGGTTCGTAAGCTTTATCCTTACATTGCTCTAGAGATTTAATCTGGGATCCAACCTTTAAAAACAACCGATGGAACCATCCCAAAGAGAAGACAATAGTATGGCAGATGAATTAGATAATCATGGAAGACTCAAACCACAGCCTTCTCTTTATTTCAGGTGGATCAGATGTGCCCAAATTGGCTTGAAGACTTATGTGCTCGGAGAAATCTCCactttttaattgttgttttgttgtatttgttgttttattattaaagcgataaaaccacaaatttattgaaaataaagacAACAagtacaacaaaaacaacataaatgaCAATAGACCAAGAAACCAAAGAGGAGAATTCGCCACCAGAGGTAATAAACTCTTAACAGGAAATGAAAAACAGAGGCAAACACAGCTTGAGAGCTGAAAGAGTCCACTAGGAGGCGTACAGGTCTACTCAGGGACTCGCCAAAAACTGGCTGACCGCATCGTAAGACTACTCCATGTCGCTGGAATTTCCTCCAGGCTCAGATTCAAGAAGACGAGGGAGGCTCTTCAACTTTTGAGTTGATTCCACTGGAACTTGGAGTGGGTCCCTCGCTGCAGAAATTCGAAGACGAGGTGATCTTCTTTTCAGAgtcaatcctttgtttttctgttgttgttgttttgttttagttACTTTTTCCTCTTTTGCTCAAAAAGGACCTTTCAAAAATGGGCCAACTCACTCGGGCTCCCCAAAACAAATAAGTGGGGTCTTTCTCaacgaaaataaaataaaaataaattgggtTGACTAGTTGTCGTCGCGTCACCATTTTCAAGTACCGTGAAGCCCAAGCCACCCCTTCGCCCTTCTCCCCATAAAACCCAGTTCGATCATCTCCACACACAACCGTGATCCTTGCCAAACTCTCCCGTCCGTCTCCGCAACCATGACCAAACAAAACAACCATCATCAATGGCTTCAACAACAACACTACTACAACACCTCCTCATGTTGTTATAGTGCCACTAATGGCACAAGGACAGCATAATCCCTGATGCTTGACATGGCACGGCTGCTGGCTGAGCGCGGGGTGCTCGTCACCTTCATCACAACCCCAGTGAACGCGTCGCGCATCAAACCGATCATCAGCCCGCATGCACGAGTCCAACCTTCATATAAACTTCATCGAGCTCCCTTTCCCCTGCGCCGAAGCTGGCCTTCCCCTCGGCTGCGAAAACTGTGACCTCCTCCCTTCTAAAGACCTCGTTGTGAACTTCTTCGACGCCATCCGACTCTTTGATCACTCTATCGAGCAACGCCTCAAAGATCTCGTCCCCCGCCCGACCTGCATGATCAACGACATGAGCAACCCGTGGGCCGCAAACGTCGCACGTTCACTCAACATTCTGCCGCCCTCGTCTTTCATGGCCCTTCTTGCATTTACATCTATTGTAGTTATGTTTGTCAGCAGCATAAGATTTATGAGACTGTTACTGATGAGTTTGAGGAAATTTCAGTGCCTGGTTTGgctgataatgatgatgatgttgttggtCAGAGTTTTTAAGGTATGCAAATTGCACGCACCAGGGTGGTTTAACGCGCCGGTTTTGAGAAGTTGCGTGATGAGATTTTGCATGCAGAGGAGACTACTGATGGGGTGGTCATGAACACTTTCCATGATGTTGAGCCTATGTTTGTGGAGGCTTACAAGAAGGTGATTGGAAAGGATGTTTGGACTGTTGGGCCATTGTGTTTATATGATAAGGATGATTTTTGTGCTAGGATTGAGAGAGGGAATAAGGCTGCAGTGGATCCAGAGAAGTTGTTCGGTTGGCTTGAATCTATGGAGGAAAGGTCTGTGCTTTATGTTAGTTTTGGGAGTCTGACACGGATGAATGTGGGACAGATATTGGAGATTGGGTCAGGACTTGAGGCTTCTGGGGTTCCCTTACTTTGGGTTATTAAGGATGTGGAGAAGTCTCCGGAGGTTGAGGAGTGGTTGAAAGGATTTGAGCAGAGGATGAGTTTGAGGAGTTTTGTTATCAATGGATGGGCCCCACAAGCAGCGATACTTTCACATAAGTCCGTTGGTGGTTTTGTTAGTCATTGTGGGTGGAACTCAACGTTGGAGGCAGTCTCAAATGGTGTGCCAATGATCACTAGCTGCAGTTTGCAGACCAGTTCTTGAATGGGAGGTTAGTTGTGGAGTTGTTGAGGATTGGGATTGCTATTGGAGTGAAGAAGCCAGCGTTTTATTATGGT belongs to Dioscorea cayenensis subsp. rotundata cultivar TDr96_F1 chromosome 17, TDr96_F1_v2_PseudoChromosome.rev07_lg8_w22 25.fasta, whole genome shotgun sequence and includes:
- the LOC120281291 gene encoding UDP-glycosyltransferase 73C1-like, whose protein sequence is MHESNLHINFIELPFPCAEAGLPLGCENCDLLPSKDLVVNFFDAIRLFDHSIEQRLKDLVPRPTCMINDMSNPYVCQQHKIYETVTDEFEEISVPGLADNDDDVVEETTDGVVMNTFHDVEPMFVEAYKKVIGKDVWTVGPLCLYDKDDFCARIERGNKAAVDPEKLFGWLESMEERSVLYVSFGSLTRMNVGQILEIGSGLEASGVPLLWVIKDVEKSPEVEEWLKGFEQRMSLRSFVINGWAPQAAILSHKSVGGFVSHCGWNSTLEAVSNGVPMITSCSLQTSS